A single genomic interval of Streptomyces sp. BA2 harbors:
- a CDS encoding extracellular solute-binding protein, whose amino-acid sequence MKRKLIAAIGVAGMLVSIAACGSDDSDDKKAGADGFKGETLTLWAMDGSTPDGWSKDVKAAFEKKTGAKLNVEVQQWNGIQQKLTTALSEENPPDVFEIGNTQTAAYAKTGGLADLSDLKEGVGADWTESINKSSVVDGKQYAAPWFVLNRVVIYNKKVWADAGIKETPKTRAEFLKNLKAIESKTDAEPIYLPGQNWYHFVGLTIGEGAELVKKDGDKYVSNLTDPKVAKAMKTYKEFADLSKAPKNKDEATPQQAEVFAKGKTGAFIGMSWEAATAIKASKDKKFEENIGYFTIPGATADKPEGVFLGGSNLAVAATSKKQELAKEFLKIALSDKFEGALAKEGGVIPNKQALEAQLKGNPAAEAMAPATAGGGTTPLIPEWAAVENPPNPIKNYMTAVLNGKSNDEAAKSVEGELNKRLAQKQ is encoded by the coding sequence GTGAAGCGCAAGCTCATAGCGGCCATCGGTGTCGCGGGCATGTTGGTCTCGATCGCGGCCTGTGGCAGCGACGACAGCGACGACAAGAAGGCCGGAGCGGACGGCTTCAAGGGGGAGACCCTGACGCTCTGGGCGATGGACGGCTCCACGCCCGACGGCTGGAGCAAGGACGTCAAGGCCGCCTTCGAGAAGAAGACCGGCGCCAAGCTGAACGTCGAGGTCCAGCAGTGGAACGGCATTCAGCAGAAGCTGACCACGGCCCTCTCCGAGGAGAACCCGCCGGACGTCTTCGAGATCGGCAACACCCAGACCGCCGCGTACGCCAAGACCGGTGGTCTCGCCGACCTCAGCGACCTCAAGGAAGGGGTCGGCGCCGACTGGACCGAGTCGATCAACAAGTCCTCGGTCGTGGACGGCAAGCAGTACGCCGCCCCGTGGTTCGTCCTGAACCGCGTCGTGATCTACAACAAGAAGGTCTGGGCGGACGCGGGCATCAAGGAGACGCCCAAGACCCGCGCGGAGTTCCTCAAGAACCTCAAGGCGATCGAGTCCAAGACGGACGCCGAGCCGATCTACCTGCCCGGCCAGAACTGGTACCACTTCGTCGGCCTGACCATCGGTGAGGGCGCCGAACTGGTCAAGAAGGACGGCGACAAGTACGTCTCCAACCTGACCGACCCCAAGGTCGCCAAGGCCATGAAGACGTACAAGGAGTTCGCGGACCTCTCCAAGGCCCCCAAGAACAAGGACGAGGCCACTCCGCAGCAGGCCGAGGTCTTCGCCAAGGGCAAGACCGGCGCCTTCATCGGCATGAGCTGGGAGGCCGCGACCGCGATCAAGGCCAGCAAGGACAAGAAGTTCGAGGAGAACATCGGCTACTTCACCATTCCCGGTGCCACGGCCGACAAGCCCGAGGGCGTCTTCCTCGGCGGCTCGAACCTCGCCGTCGCCGCGACCAGCAAGAAGCAGGAGCTCGCCAAGGAGTTCCTGAAGATCGCGCTGTCGGACAAGTTCGAGGGTGCGCTCGCCAAGGAAGGCGGCGTCATCCCGAACAAGCAGGCCCTGGAGGCCCAGCTCAAGGGCAACCCGGCCGCCGAGGCCATGGCCCCCGCCACCGCCGGCGGTGGCACGACCCCGCTGATCCCGGAGTGGGCCGCGGTGGAGAACCCGCCGAACCCGATCAAGAACTACATGACCGCGGTCCTGAACGGTAAGTCCAACGACGAGGCCGCCAAGTCGGTCGAGGGCGAGCTCAACAAGCGCCTGGCGCAGAAGCAGTAA
- a CDS encoding carbohydrate ABC transporter permease: MTVQTERPPTGPTDVVKTDRRPGDPGKPRERARSLAPYLLLLPAVAATLVFLGWPLVNNGMLSFQNLNMRQFILHLTEWNGIDNFKEVLTGEDFWRVTGRSIAFTAVNVVLIMLLGTLVGLLLARLGKRMRTLLLVGLVLAWAMPIIASTTVYQWLFATRFGVVNWVLDKAGWHSMADYDWMGSQYSTFFVVIVLIVWQSIPFVAINLYAATTTIPKELYEAASLDGAGAWKRFTNVTLPYMRPFLYATTFLEIIWVFKAFAQVFALNEGGPDRLTEILPVYAYIEGMGNQHFGMGAAIALLTIIILLALTSFYLRIVLKQEEEEL; the protein is encoded by the coding sequence ATGACCGTGCAGACCGAACGGCCGCCCACCGGCCCGACGGACGTCGTGAAAACGGACCGACGGCCGGGGGACCCCGGCAAGCCCCGCGAGCGTGCCCGGTCGCTCGCGCCCTACCTGCTCCTGCTTCCCGCGGTCGCGGCCACCCTGGTGTTCCTCGGCTGGCCGCTGGTCAACAACGGGATGCTGTCGTTCCAGAACCTCAACATGAGGCAGTTCATCCTGCACCTCACGGAGTGGAACGGGATCGACAACTTCAAGGAGGTCCTCACCGGCGAGGACTTCTGGCGGGTCACCGGGCGCTCGATCGCGTTCACCGCGGTCAACGTCGTACTGATCATGCTGCTCGGCACGCTGGTGGGCCTGCTGCTCGCGCGGCTCGGCAAGCGGATGCGGACGCTGCTCCTGGTCGGACTCGTGCTCGCCTGGGCCATGCCGATCATCGCGTCGACCACCGTCTACCAGTGGCTGTTCGCGACCCGCTTCGGCGTCGTCAACTGGGTCCTCGACAAGGCCGGCTGGCACTCGATGGCCGACTACGACTGGATGGGCAGCCAGTACTCCACGTTCTTCGTGGTCATCGTCCTGATCGTCTGGCAGTCGATCCCGTTCGTGGCGATCAACCTGTACGCCGCGACGACGACGATCCCCAAGGAGCTCTACGAAGCCGCGTCGCTGGACGGCGCGGGCGCGTGGAAGCGGTTCACGAACGTCACGCTGCCGTACATGAGGCCCTTCCTCTACGCGACGACGTTCCTGGAGATCATCTGGGTCTTCAAGGCGTTCGCGCAGGTCTTCGCGCTCAACGAGGGCGGGCCCGACCGGCTCACCGAGATCCTGCCCGTCTACGCCTACATCGAGGGCATGGGCAACCAGCACTTCGGCATGGGCGCGGCGATCGCGCTGCTCACCATCATCATCCTGCTGGCCCTGACCTCCTTCTATCTGCGGATCGTGCTCAAGCAAGAGGAGGAGGAGCTGTGA
- a CDS encoding GntR family transcriptional regulator, whose translation MGTEAGSAETEAGASAPMEATDTGPAAAVGRTARVPKYYRLKRHLLDMTETLPPGTPVPPERTLAAEFDTSRTTVRQALQELVVEGRLERIQGKGTFVAKPKVSQALQLTSYTEDMRAQGLEPTSQLLDIGYITADDTLAGLLDISTGGRVLRIERLRLANGEAMAIETTHLSAKRFPALRRSLVKYTSLYTALAEVYDVHLAEAEETIETSLATPREAGLLGTDVGLPMLLLSRHSLDGGGQPVEWVRSVYRGDRYKFVARLKRPTE comes from the coding sequence ATGGGCACCGAGGCGGGGAGTGCGGAAACCGAAGCGGGTGCGTCAGCGCCCATGGAGGCCACGGACACCGGCCCGGCCGCGGCAGTCGGGCGCACCGCGCGCGTGCCCAAGTACTACCGCCTGAAGCGGCACTTGCTCGACATGACCGAGACGCTGCCGCCCGGCACCCCGGTCCCGCCCGAGCGCACGCTGGCCGCCGAGTTCGACACCTCGCGCACGACGGTGCGCCAGGCCCTCCAGGAGCTGGTCGTCGAGGGCCGCCTGGAGCGGATCCAGGGCAAGGGCACCTTCGTGGCCAAGCCGAAGGTCTCCCAGGCCCTCCAACTCACGTCGTACACCGAGGACATGAGGGCCCAGGGCCTCGAACCCACCTCGCAGCTCCTCGACATCGGCTACATCACCGCGGACGACACCCTCGCCGGACTGCTCGACATCAGCACGGGCGGCCGGGTGCTCAGGATCGAGCGGCTGCGGCTCGCCAACGGCGAGGCGATGGCCATCGAGACGACGCACCTCTCGGCCAAGCGCTTCCCGGCCCTGCGCCGCTCCCTGGTGAAGTACACCTCGCTCTACACCGCACTCGCCGAGGTGTACGACGTCCACCTCGCGGAGGCCGAGGAGACCATCGAGACCTCCCTCGCGACCCCGCGCGAGGCCGGCCTGCTCGGCACGGACGTGGGCCTGCCGATGCTGCTCCTGTCGCGGCACTCCCTGGACGGCGGCGGCCAGCCGGTGGAATGGGTCCGTTCGGTGTACCGCGGCGACCGCTACAAATTCGTGGCCCGCCTCAAACGCCCCACGGAGTAA